In Gammaproteobacteria bacterium, the following are encoded in one genomic region:
- a CDS encoding F0F1 ATP synthase subunit gamma — MSGAKEIRSKIGSIKNTQKITSAMELVAASKMRKAQDRMAASKPYANHMRKVIGHVAKANLEYRHPFTIERDVKKVGYILVATDRGLCGGLNINLFKAALSHMKQLRDQGVEIKLCLIGQKAVAFFKRFGGEVLAQASHLGDEPELADLIGTVKVMLDAFEDGEIDRLYLAYNDFVNTMTQTPKVEQLLPIKPHEDSQAPRHTWDYIYEPDPKSLLDKLLTRYIESLVYQAVVENVACEMAARMVAMKAATDNAGKLIDDLQLAYNKARQASITQELSEIVAGAAAV; from the coding sequence ATGTCAGGCGCTAAAGAGATTCGCTCCAAAATTGGGAGCATCAAAAATACGCAAAAAATCACCAGCGCAATGGAGCTGGTGGCCGCGAGCAAAATGCGTAAGGCGCAAGATCGCATGGCGGCCTCCAAACCCTATGCCAACCATATGCGCAAGGTGATTGGTCATGTGGCCAAAGCCAACTTGGAATATCGGCATCCGTTCACCATCGAACGGGATGTCAAAAAAGTTGGTTACATATTGGTCGCAACAGACCGCGGATTGTGTGGCGGCTTGAACATCAACCTCTTCAAAGCAGCTTTATCACATATGAAGCAATTGCGCGATCAAGGCGTCGAAATCAAGCTATGCCTTATCGGTCAGAAGGCGGTTGCTTTCTTCAAGCGCTTTGGAGGCGAGGTGCTGGCGCAAGCATCACATCTCGGTGATGAGCCGGAACTTGCCGACCTCATTGGCACTGTCAAGGTGATGCTGGATGCGTTCGAAGACGGCGAAATTGATCGGCTTTATCTCGCATATAACGATTTCGTCAACACCATGACGCAGACGCCCAAGGTCGAGCAGCTGCTGCCAATCAAGCCACACGAAGACTCCCAGGCGCCACGTCATACTTGGGACTACATCTATGAGCCGGATCCTAAGTCCCTGCTTGATAAATTGCTGACGCGTTACATTGAATCGTTAGTTTATCAAGCGGTCGTCGAAAATGTCGCCTGTGAGATGGCAGCCCGCATGGTGGCGATGAAGGCGGCAACCGACAATGCCGGTAAACTGATAGACGACCTACAACTTGCTTACAACAAGGCAAGACAGGCGTCCATTACGCAAGAGTTGTCAGAGATTGTTGCGGGCGCAGCGGCCGTCTGA